One Thermococcus kodakarensis KOD1 genomic window carries:
- a CDS encoding 50S ribosomal protein L1, whose protein sequence is MAFDRQKLVEAVKEAKARAKPRNFTQTVEMAVNLKDVDLRKPENRFKLEVVLPHGRGKEPKIAVIADGAVAEAAKKLGLDVISGEELEELAKSPRQARKLAKKYDFFIAAAPLMPKIGRYLGRYLGPRNKMPVVVPPTMTNLEPIVEKLKKTVRIQLKNNPVVHAPIGTEDMDDEKLAENAEAVLNAIINKLERGENQVKSVYIKTTMGPAVKVER, encoded by the coding sequence GTGGCCTTCGACAGGCAGAAACTCGTGGAAGCGGTGAAGGAGGCGAAGGCCCGGGCTAAGCCGCGCAACTTCACACAGACCGTCGAGATGGCAGTCAACCTCAAGGATGTGGATCTCCGCAAGCCGGAGAACAGGTTTAAGCTTGAGGTTGTGCTGCCCCACGGTCGTGGGAAGGAGCCAAAGATCGCGGTCATCGCTGATGGTGCCGTGGCCGAGGCGGCTAAAAAGCTCGGGCTTGATGTGATTAGTGGTGAGGAGCTGGAGGAGCTGGCTAAGAGCCCACGCCAGGCCAGAAAACTCGCTAAAAAATACGACTTCTTCATAGCAGCGGCTCCGCTGATGCCGAAGATCGGTAGGTACCTGGGTAGGTACCTCGGTCCGAGGAACAAGATGCCAGTGGTTGTCCCGCCGACAATGACCAACCTCGAGCCTATCGTTGAGAAGCTCAAAAAGACCGTCAGGATACAGCTCAAGAACAACCCTGTAGTTCATGCCCCAATAGGAACCGAGGACATGGACGACGAGAAGCTTGCCGAGAACGCCGAGGCGGTGCTCAACGCCATCATCAACAAGCTTGAGCGCGGTGAAAACCAGGTGAAGTCAGTGTACATCAAGACCACAATGGGCCCGGCCGTTAAGGTTGAGAGGTGA
- a CDS encoding 50S ribosomal protein L11: MAQVVEVLVEGGKASPGPPLGPAIGPLGLNVKQVVDEINKATKEFEGMQVPVKIIVEDPKKKTFRIEVGIPPTSQLIKKELGIPKGSSEAGHTPAGNLTMEQVIKIAKMKIDQMLAPNLKAAAKEVIGTALSMGVTVEGKDPREVQREIDEGVYDELFAKAEEAQ, encoded by the coding sequence ATGGCACAGGTTGTTGAAGTTCTTGTCGAAGGTGGAAAGGCATCCCCCGGACCGCCCCTTGGTCCGGCTATCGGTCCGCTCGGACTCAACGTCAAGCAGGTCGTTGACGAGATCAACAAGGCTACCAAAGAGTTCGAGGGAATGCAGGTTCCCGTCAAGATTATCGTTGAGGACCCCAAGAAGAAGACCTTCCGCATCGAGGTCGGTATCCCGCCGACGAGCCAGCTTATCAAGAAGGAGCTCGGCATTCCGAAGGGCTCAAGCGAAGCCGGCCACACTCCCGCGGGCAACCTTACAATGGAGCAGGTCATCAAGATAGCCAAGATGAAGATCGACCAGATGCTCGCACCGAACCTTAAGGCTGCCGCCAAGGAGGTCATCGGAACTGCGCTCAGCATGGGCGTTACCGTTGAGGGCAAGGATCCCAGGGAAGTTCAGAGAGAGATCGACGAGGGTGTCTATGACGAGCTCTTTGCAAAGGCTGAGGAGGCCCAGTGA
- a CDS encoding transcription elongation factor Spt5 has translation MAEGKIFTVSVTVGQETTTANLIYSKAKTYNLPLYAILSPSKVKGYIFIEAPNKSAVEEAIRGIRHAKRVLPGEIPFSEIEHFLEEKPAVSGFEPGDIVELIAGPFKGEKAKVVRVDESKDEIVVELVSSVVPIPVTVRGEYVRLISKRQKE, from the coding sequence ATGGCAGAGGGAAAGATATTCACAGTGAGCGTAACCGTTGGTCAGGAGACAACCACGGCCAATCTCATCTATAGCAAGGCCAAGACTTACAACCTGCCCCTTTATGCTATCCTCTCTCCAAGCAAGGTTAAAGGCTACATCTTCATCGAGGCTCCCAACAAGAGTGCCGTTGAGGAAGCAATCAGGGGCATCAGGCATGCAAAGCGCGTTCTGCCAGGGGAGATACCCTTCAGTGAGATAGAGCACTTCCTCGAGGAGAAGCCGGCAGTCAGCGGATTCGAGCCAGGAGACATCGTCGAGCTCATTGCAGGTCCCTTCAAGGGTGAGAAAGCCAAGGTTGTCCGCGTTGACGAGAGTAAGGATGAAATAGTCGTCGAACTCGTCAGCTCTGTGGTGCCAATCCCCGTGACTGTTAGGGGAGAATACGTTAGACTTATAAGCAAACGCCAGAAGGAGTGA
- a CDS encoding protein translocase SEC61 complex subunit gamma, producing the protein MAEFTEKVKSFLAESKRVLLVTKKPGMKEFKLAAKITGIGMILIGTIGMIIRIIGYLVTGS; encoded by the coding sequence ATGGCAGAGTTCACCGAAAAGGTCAAGTCCTTCCTGGCGGAGTCCAAGAGGGTACTGCTCGTTACAAAGAAGCCAGGAATGAAGGAGTTCAAGCTTGCTGCTAAGATAACTGGCATCGGTATGATCCTTATTGGAACCATTGGCATGATAATAAGAATAATAGGCTACCTCGTGACGGGCTCCTAA
- the ftsZ gene encoding cell division protein FtsZ: MLKLIEDAIERTSAAPQASAPEVRTQSDIDEELKKLLEQIQAKIYVVGVGGAGCNTINRMMQVGIQGAKIIAMNTDAQDLLKVRAHKKILLGKELTRGLGAGNNPKIGEEAAKESEREIREALEGADMVFITCGLGGGTGTGAAPVVAEIAKKMGALTVAVVTLPFTVEGIRRIKNAEYGLERLKKNTDTVIVIPNDKLMEVAPNLPIHMAFKVADEILVQAVKGITELITKPGLVNLDFNDVRAVMKDGGVAMIGIGESDSEKRALEAAQQALNSPLLDVDISGAKGALISISGSDVKLEEAQQIIELVTSKLDPEAQVIWGIQLDEELGKMIRILLVVTGVSSPYSVAEEEEESYFGEEERRPIKLDLDEL; this comes from the coding sequence ATGTTAAAGCTGATTGAAGATGCGATTGAAAGGACCTCCGCCGCTCCGCAGGCCAGCGCTCCTGAGGTTAGAACTCAATCCGATATTGACGAGGAGCTTAAGAAGCTCCTTGAGCAGATTCAGGCGAAGATATATGTCGTCGGTGTTGGCGGTGCGGGCTGCAACACGATAAACAGGATGATGCAGGTTGGAATCCAGGGTGCCAAGATAATCGCTATGAACACCGATGCCCAGGATTTGTTAAAGGTTAGGGCTCACAAAAAGATCCTCCTCGGTAAAGAGCTTACCAGAGGGCTTGGTGCTGGAAACAACCCAAAGATCGGTGAGGAGGCAGCCAAAGAGAGTGAGAGAGAAATTAGAGAGGCTCTCGAGGGCGCTGACATGGTCTTTATTACCTGCGGTCTCGGCGGCGGAACCGGTACTGGAGCCGCCCCGGTCGTTGCGGAGATCGCAAAGAAGATGGGAGCTTTGACGGTGGCAGTCGTTACCCTTCCGTTCACCGTCGAGGGCATAAGGAGAATCAAGAACGCCGAGTACGGCCTTGAAAGGCTCAAGAAGAACACCGACACCGTCATAGTAATCCCGAACGACAAGCTCATGGAGGTTGCTCCGAACCTGCCGATCCACATGGCCTTCAAGGTCGCCGACGAGATACTCGTCCAGGCGGTCAAGGGCATAACCGAGCTCATCACCAAGCCTGGCCTCGTCAACCTCGACTTCAACGACGTTAGGGCCGTTATGAAGGACGGCGGCGTTGCAATGATCGGTATCGGTGAGAGTGACAGCGAGAAGCGTGCTCTTGAAGCCGCTCAGCAGGCCCTCAACAGTCCGCTCCTCGACGTTGACATCAGCGGTGCCAAGGGCGCTCTCATAAGCATCAGCGGAAGCGACGTCAAGCTTGAGGAGGCCCAGCAGATCATAGAGCTCGTCACCAGCAAGCTCGATCCAGAGGCTCAGGTCATCTGGGGTATCCAGCTTGACGAAGAGCTCGGCAAGATGATAAGGATCCTCCTCGTCGTCACAGGTGTCAGTTCACCTTATTCAGTTGCCGAGGAAGAGGAGGAGTCATACTTTGGTGAGGAGGAGAGAAGGCCGATAAAGCTCGACCTCGACGAGCTTTAA
- a CDS encoding D-aminoacyl-tRNA deacylase — MKVVMTTKVDLASMNIREKLIENFGFKEDELLFDGNPVYQKDDVVILTTNQEMIYYDGLDRAIERQTGIKPEIIAFASRHSSKQKLPALTTHVTGNWGGALYGGKDESLAIAQPSAMKLALLKMNELNDLGWTVCYEATHHGPSELDVPSFFIEIGSSEEEWVNDRAGEIVAETIIYVLENYQNSKFKVAVGIGGGHYAPKQTKRALQTDLAFGHIAPKYAHPLSKELLLKAIERTAERVDAIYVDWKGSKGETRQMARAVAEELGLEFIRD, encoded by the coding sequence ATGAAAGTTGTGATGACTACAAAAGTAGATCTCGCGTCAATGAACATCAGGGAGAAGCTCATCGAGAACTTTGGTTTTAAAGAGGATGAACTCCTCTTTGATGGCAATCCAGTGTACCAGAAGGATGATGTAGTGATACTGACAACCAATCAGGAGATGATTTACTATGATGGCCTCGATAGGGCTATCGAGCGTCAGACTGGAATAAAGCCCGAGATTATAGCATTTGCCTCCAGGCACTCCAGCAAACAGAAACTCCCAGCCCTTACGACCCACGTGACAGGAAACTGGGGAGGAGCCCTTTACGGCGGGAAGGATGAAAGCCTTGCAATAGCACAGCCAAGTGCTATGAAGCTTGCTCTGCTTAAGATGAATGAACTGAATGACCTTGGATGGACTGTCTGCTACGAGGCAACCCACCACGGGCCAAGCGAGCTTGATGTGCCAAGCTTTTTCATAGAGATCGGTTCGAGCGAGGAAGAATGGGTCAACGATAGGGCCGGCGAGATTGTAGCCGAAACCATAATATACGTCCTTGAGAACTATCAGAATTCGAAGTTCAAGGTCGCCGTTGGTATTGGCGGGGGGCACTATGCACCGAAGCAGACAAAGAGGGCACTTCAGACAGATCTGGCGTTTGGGCACATAGCCCCAAAATATGCACATCCCCTCAGCAAGGAGCTCCTCCTAAAGGCCATCGAGAGAACAGCCGAGCGCGTTGATGCAATCTACGTTGACTGGAAGGGTAGCAAAGGGGAGACCCGACAGATGGCGAGGGCAGTTGCGGAGGAGCTGGGACTTGAGTTCATCAGGGATTAA
- a CDS encoding class III signal peptide-containing protein, whose translation MMRRAQGALEYLFMVALALIMVTITIRYVHEVAQNVAVQINQTTKEISEILKNMTSSGR comes from the coding sequence ATGATGAGACGCGCACAGGGAGCCTTGGAATACCTATTCATGGTCGCATTGGCCCTTATTATGGTCACGATTACTATCAGGTACGTTCATGAAGTTGCACAGAACGTGGCAGTACAAATCAACCAGACTACTAAGGAAATATCGGAGATCCTCAAGAATATGACGTCATCTGGACGTTGA
- a CDS encoding L-fucose/L-arabinose isomerase family protein, with the protein MKVGLVFGVSELASPEAFREEAANFVRVLEQDFDVVGGEIIQSRSDFRKLKEKINFNDVDALVLFPLTGGTEGFLKEFSVFRRPTVFYGNPFNNSLAAAIELREYFRDRLIPSTVVKSSEELKAALLAYDDMKDVLDRFLRARIGLIGRVSPWLINEKLDIPYTHISLKKFYEYYEKTTAEEGWEAVKEIVENAEEIKEPDRESLAKAGRVYVAIKRILEDYHLKGFTVGCFDLIGKIGTTPCLALAMFNAQGIPAACEGELNALIGMMIIRKFFDEPAFMGNLADFDENHVVIAHCTAPLVSKYVLRTHFESGRGVGVAVEFPPGKATLFKIRGRHAVVAGVEVEGNEFLESRCRTQVRLKLEDAPEFVDGTLGNHHLLAYVDPEELSDLLSELGFEVMLY; encoded by the coding sequence ATGAAGGTCGGTCTCGTTTTTGGAGTCAGTGAACTCGCAAGCCCTGAGGCTTTTAGAGAAGAGGCGGCGAACTTTGTTAGAGTACTTGAGCAAGATTTTGATGTTGTTGGTGGGGAAATAATCCAGTCAAGGAGCGACTTCAGAAAGCTGAAAGAGAAGATAAACTTCAACGATGTTGACGCTCTGGTTCTGTTCCCTCTGACGGGTGGGACGGAGGGATTTCTCAAGGAGTTTTCCGTGTTTAGGCGTCCAACTGTATTTTACGGGAACCCTTTCAACAACTCCCTTGCAGCCGCAATCGAACTCAGGGAGTACTTCAGGGACAGGCTAATTCCCTCCACCGTTGTGAAGAGTTCGGAGGAGCTTAAAGCTGCTCTCCTTGCGTATGATGATATGAAAGATGTTCTCGACAGGTTTCTTAGAGCCAGAATAGGCCTTATAGGGAGGGTTTCCCCCTGGCTGATAAACGAGAAGCTGGACATACCTTACACCCACATAAGCCTCAAAAAGTTCTATGAGTACTATGAGAAGACAACCGCTGAGGAAGGCTGGGAGGCCGTTAAGGAAATCGTTGAAAACGCTGAGGAAATTAAGGAGCCAGATAGGGAGTCTCTTGCAAAGGCTGGACGGGTGTACGTTGCCATAAAGCGCATTCTTGAAGACTATCATCTTAAGGGCTTTACAGTTGGGTGCTTTGACCTTATCGGGAAGATTGGAACTACACCCTGCCTTGCCCTTGCCATGTTCAATGCCCAGGGCATCCCCGCTGCATGCGAGGGTGAACTCAACGCCCTGATTGGCATGATGATAATCCGGAAGTTCTTTGATGAACCTGCATTTATGGGTAATCTCGCAGATTTCGACGAAAACCACGTGGTCATCGCCCACTGTACGGCACCCCTGGTGTCAAAGTACGTCCTTAGAACTCACTTTGAGAGCGGCAGGGGAGTCGGTGTTGCTGTTGAGTTCCCTCCTGGCAAGGCTACCCTTTTCAAGATACGCGGGAGACATGCGGTTGTTGCTGGAGTTGAAGTTGAGGGCAACGAGTTCCTTGAGTCGCGGTGCAGGACGCAAGTAAGGCTGAAACTTGAGGACGCTCCAGAATTCGTTGATGGCACGCTCGGGAATCACCATCTCTTAGCCTATGTTGACCCGGAGGAGCTTTCAGACCTGCTGAGTGAACTTGGCTTCGAGGTAATGCTGTACTAG
- a CDS encoding RNA ligase partner protein — MKFVLDTSIFVNPEVRKNFGDNPTEAMKTFLSYAEKLFGKVEFYMPPGIYREVMHFVDSEELRPAIELYIIKKPPNVHELKIPAFVVYELIEDIRRRIDKGLRVAEKAVRESVLDTDNVDNIIQKLRRNYRRALREGIVDSKEDFELILLAMELDATIVSADVGILTWAQKMGIKWVDSSVFREVLEGLVEKLEGKNL; from the coding sequence ATGAAGTTCGTCCTCGATACCAGCATATTCGTGAATCCCGAGGTCAGAAAGAACTTCGGGGATAATCCCACAGAGGCCATGAAGACCTTCCTGAGCTATGCCGAGAAGCTCTTCGGTAAGGTCGAGTTCTACATGCCACCAGGGATATACAGGGAGGTCATGCATTTCGTCGACAGCGAAGAGCTAAGGCCCGCAATAGAGCTGTACATCATCAAAAAGCCCCCAAACGTCCACGAGTTGAAGATACCGGCCTTCGTTGTTTACGAGCTTATAGAGGATATCCGGCGGAGGATAGACAAGGGGCTCAGAGTGGCAGAAAAGGCCGTGAGGGAGAGCGTACTGGACACCGACAACGTGGACAACATAATTCAAAAGCTGAGGAGGAACTACCGGAGGGCGTTGAGGGAAGGAATCGTTGACAGCAAGGAGGACTTTGAGCTTATACTCCTGGCGATGGAGCTCGACGCCACCATAGTGTCAGCGGACGTTGGGATACTCACCTGGGCACAGAAGATGGGGATAAAATGGGTGGACTCATCCGTGTTCAGGGAGGTTCTCGAGGGACTCGTTGAGAAGCTCGAAGGGAAAAATTTATAA
- the rpiA gene encoding ribose-5-phosphate isomerase RpiA codes for MNVEEMKKAVAKEALKFIEDEMVVGLGTGSTTAYFINYLGKLLMEGELEDVYGVPTSHQARLLALEAGIPVVSLDEVDAIDIAVDGADEVDPHMNLIKGRGAALTMEKIIEYRAGMFIVLVDESKLVEYLGQKMPVPIEVIPAAWRAIAEELEVFNATAELRMAVKKDGPVVTDNGNFILDAKFARIEDPLDLEIELNTIPGVVENGIFADIADIILVGTPEGVKRMER; via the coding sequence ATGAACGTTGAAGAAATGAAAAAGGCCGTAGCCAAGGAGGCCCTCAAGTTCATTGAGGATGAGATGGTAGTTGGGCTTGGGACCGGCTCAACGACCGCCTACTTTATCAATTACCTCGGAAAGCTCCTCATGGAAGGGGAGCTTGAGGACGTTTACGGCGTTCCAACTTCTCACCAGGCCAGACTTCTTGCCCTTGAGGCGGGAATTCCCGTTGTGAGCCTTGACGAAGTGGATGCAATAGACATAGCCGTGGACGGGGCCGATGAAGTTGACCCGCACATGAACCTGATAAAGGGGCGCGGCGCTGCCCTCACTATGGAAAAAATCATCGAGTATAGGGCCGGGATGTTCATCGTCCTGGTCGATGAGAGCAAGCTCGTTGAGTACCTGGGCCAGAAGATGCCCGTGCCGATTGAGGTCATACCTGCCGCGTGGAGGGCAATCGCTGAGGAACTTGAGGTCTTCAACGCGACAGCGGAGCTCAGAATGGCGGTGAAAAAGGACGGCCCGGTCGTTACTGACAACGGCAACTTCATACTGGACGCCAAGTTCGCCCGCATCGAGGATCCGCTCGACCTCGAAATCGAGCTTAACACAATACCCGGTGTGGTTGAGAACGGAATATTCGCCGACATCGCCGACATAATCCTCGTTGGGACTCCAGAAGGCGTTAAGAGAATGGAGAGGTGA
- a CDS encoding beta-CASP ribonuclease aCPSF1, with translation MIRRETFVDDILKEIREIIVQMVPREAGITDVEFEGPELVIYVKNPEAMMKDGELIKNLAKVLKKRISVRPDPDILLPPEKAEELIKQLVPPEAEITNISFDPSVGEVLIEARKPGLVIGKNGETLRLITQKVHWAPRVVRTPPIQSQTIYSIRSILQTESKDRRKFLRQVGRNIYRKSEYKSRWIRITGLGGFREVGRSALLVQTDESYVLVDFGVNIAALKDPTKAYPHFDAPEFRYVLDEGLLDAIIITHAHLDHSGMLPYLFRYKLFDGPIYTTPPTRDLMTLLQQDFIEIQHMNGVEPLYRPKDIKEVIKHTITLDYGEVRDIAPDIRLTLHNAGHILGSSIVHLHIGNGLHNIAITGDFKFIPTRLFEPAVSRFPRLETLVMESTYGGSNDYQMPREEAEKRLIEVIHQTLKRGGKVLIPAMAVGRAQEIMMVLEEYARVGGIEVPIYLDGMIWEATAIHTAYPEYLSKHIREQIFHEGYNPFLNPIFKSVANSRERQDIIDSGEPAIIIATSGMLVGGPSVEYFKQLAPDPKNSIIFVSYQAEGTLGRQVQRGLREIPIVGEDGRTEVINVNMEVHTIDGFSGHADRRELMSYVARVRPRPERIITVHGEAHKCLDLSSSIHKKFGISTRAPNNLDAIRLK, from the coding sequence ATGATACGCCGTGAAACTTTTGTTGACGATATTCTCAAGGAAATCAGGGAGATAATAGTCCAAATGGTCCCAAGGGAAGCAGGGATTACCGACGTTGAGTTCGAAGGGCCGGAGCTTGTCATATACGTCAAGAACCCTGAGGCCATGATGAAGGACGGTGAGCTGATTAAAAACCTCGCCAAAGTCCTCAAAAAGCGCATAAGCGTCCGCCCGGATCCCGACATTCTACTGCCTCCAGAGAAGGCCGAGGAACTGATAAAGCAGCTTGTTCCACCGGAGGCAGAGATAACCAACATAAGCTTTGATCCGTCTGTTGGTGAAGTCCTCATTGAGGCCAGGAAACCCGGTCTCGTAATTGGAAAGAACGGAGAGACCCTCAGGCTCATCACCCAGAAAGTTCACTGGGCACCGAGGGTTGTGAGGACACCTCCAATACAGAGCCAGACCATATACTCGATAAGGAGTATCCTCCAGACTGAGAGCAAGGACAGAAGGAAGTTCCTGAGGCAGGTCGGAAGGAACATCTACAGGAAGTCCGAGTACAAGAGCAGATGGATAAGAATAACGGGTCTCGGAGGCTTCCGAGAGGTAGGTAGAAGTGCTCTCCTCGTCCAGACCGACGAGAGCTACGTTCTGGTGGATTTCGGTGTTAATATTGCCGCCCTCAAGGATCCGACAAAGGCTTATCCACACTTTGACGCTCCAGAGTTCAGGTACGTTCTTGACGAGGGCCTTCTTGATGCAATAATTATCACCCACGCCCACCTCGACCACAGCGGAATGCTGCCGTATCTCTTCCGCTACAAGCTCTTCGACGGGCCGATATACACAACGCCTCCAACCAGGGACCTGATGACCCTCCTCCAGCAGGATTTCATCGAGATACAGCACATGAACGGCGTTGAGCCTCTCTACAGGCCGAAGGACATCAAGGAGGTCATAAAGCACACGATAACCCTTGACTACGGCGAGGTCAGGGACATAGCGCCCGACATAAGACTCACCCTCCACAACGCGGGTCACATTCTGGGTTCATCGATAGTTCACCTCCACATAGGCAACGGCCTCCACAACATAGCCATAACCGGCGACTTCAAGTTCATACCGACGAGGCTCTTTGAACCGGCGGTGAGCAGGTTCCCGCGCCTGGAGACCCTTGTCATGGAGTCAACCTACGGTGGAAGCAACGACTACCAGATGCCGCGTGAGGAAGCTGAGAAGAGGCTTATAGAGGTAATTCACCAGACGCTGAAGCGCGGAGGTAAGGTGCTCATCCCGGCGATGGCGGTTGGTAGGGCGCAGGAGATAATGATGGTCCTCGAGGAGTACGCCCGCGTCGGTGGAATAGAAGTTCCTATTTACCTCGACGGAATGATCTGGGAGGCAACGGCAATCCACACTGCCTATCCGGAGTACCTCAGCAAGCACATCCGCGAGCAGATATTCCACGAAGGCTACAACCCGTTCCTGAACCCGATATTCAAGAGTGTCGCCAACAGCAGGGAGAGGCAGGACATAATAGACTCAGGAGAGCCGGCCATAATCATAGCGACCTCTGGTATGCTCGTCGGCGGGCCGAGCGTTGAGTACTTCAAGCAGCTCGCACCGGACCCGAAGAACAGCATAATCTTCGTCAGCTACCAGGCCGAGGGAACCCTCGGAAGGCAGGTTCAGAGGGGACTTCGCGAGATACCCATAGTCGGCGAGGACGGCAGAACCGAGGTTATCAACGTCAACATGGAAGTCCACACGATAGACGGCTTCTCGGGCCACGCCGACAGGAGGGAGCTCATGAGCTACGTGGCAAGGGTGAGGCCAAGGCCGGAGAGGATAATAACCGTCCACGGAGAGGCCCACAAGTGCCTCGACCTCAGTTCCAGCATCCACAAGAAGTTCGGTATCTCAACACGCGCTCCCAACAACCTAGATGCCATAAGGCTCAAGTGA
- the psmB gene encoding archaeal proteasome endopeptidase complex subunit beta — MTEKLKGTTTVGIVCKDGVVLAADRRASLGNMVLSERVTKVFQIDDHLAIAGAGTVGDILSLVRLLRAEAKLYRAKVSREMSVKALATLTSNILHSGRGFAYMAWFLVGGYDSAPRLYSIDAAGGVTEDRFTAAGSGMEFAFSVLEENYRDGIPLEEGVKLALRAIKAATKRDVFTGGGVTLVTITEEGYREWSEEELKSLLE; from the coding sequence TTGACTGAGAAGCTAAAGGGTACCACCACCGTCGGTATTGTATGTAAGGACGGCGTAGTGCTAGCGGCCGACAGGAGGGCATCGCTCGGCAACATGGTGCTCTCTGAAAGGGTAACGAAGGTGTTCCAGATAGACGACCACCTGGCGATAGCCGGAGCTGGAACGGTCGGGGATATCCTCAGCCTCGTCAGACTGCTCAGGGCTGAGGCAAAACTCTACCGTGCAAAGGTCAGCAGGGAGATGAGCGTTAAGGCACTTGCGACCCTTACATCGAACATACTCCACAGCGGCAGGGGTTTCGCCTATATGGCGTGGTTCCTCGTCGGTGGCTATGACTCCGCCCCGAGGCTGTACTCCATAGATGCTGCGGGTGGTGTAACTGAAGACCGCTTTACAGCTGCTGGTTCTGGTATGGAGTTTGCGTTCTCCGTTCTGGAGGAGAACTATCGTGATGGTATTCCCCTTGAGGAAGGTGTTAAGCTCGCTCTCAGGGCCATCAAGGCCGCCACAAAAAGGGATGTTTTCACGGGTGGTGGCGTTACTCTCGTAACGATAACTGAGGAGGGCTACCGTGAGTGGAGTGAGGAGGAGCTGAAGTCTCTTCTTGAGTGA